One genomic region from Doryrhamphus excisus isolate RoL2022-K1 chromosome 14, RoL_Dexc_1.0, whole genome shotgun sequence encodes:
- the smap2 gene encoding stromal membrane-associated protein 2 isoform X2, whose amino-acid sequence MGNAKAKRLYEAFLPECFQRPETDQSAEIFIRDKYDKKKYMDRVIDIQMLRKEKSCENIPKEPVVFEKMKLKKDVSPKTDSQGVTDLLGLDAPSPAVSNGVQNTNNESPAGSNSAHSALDLFSTLSDPSTSSSKNTAASTFLPQSRVTASVPENLSLFLDPAPKKAEGAFKKLSKDSILSLYGSTPSVHFSSMAANHGLYMNQMGYPTHPYGSYHSLAQAGGMGGAMVMSQVAMMGQQQNSMMGVQQNGLMTTQHGSPYTEGMVGQQQNAMMAPQQNSIMGQQQGGLLMQQQSAGVMGHPQQQMFGAQQQQQQWNVAQMTQHMSGMNLYNTSGVMPFNSQPTGGATAPSSAHMTAHVWK is encoded by the exons ATGGGGAACGCCAAGGCCAAGCGTCTCTACGAGGCCTTCCTACCAGAATGCTTCCAGCGGCCCGAGACGGACCAGTCTGCAGAGATCTTCATCAGGGACAAGTATGACAAGAAGAAGTACATGGATCGGGTCATTGACATCCAAATGCTCAGG AAAGAAAAGAGCTGTGAGAACATCCCCAAGGAGCCTGTTGTCTTTGAGAAAATGAAACTG AAAAAAGACGTCAGCCCAAAGACAGACTCTCAAGGTGTTACGGATTTGCTTGGATTAG ACGCTCCAAGTCCAGCAGTGTCCAATGGGGTTCAAAACACAAATAACGAGAGTCCAGCAGGTTCTAACTCTGCACACTCTGCCTTGGACCTCTTCAGTACCCTCTCAGatccttccacttcctcctcaaaGAACACA GCTGCCTCCACCTTCTTGCCTCAGAGCAGAGTGACCGCCTCTGTGCCTGAAAACCTCAGCCTCTTCCTGGACCCGGCACCCAAAAAGGCAGAAGGTGCGTTCAAGAAGTTGTCCAAGGATTCTATTCTCTCCTTGTACGGCTCCACCCCCTCAGTGCATTTCAGCAGCATGGCGGCTAACCATG GTTTGTATATGAACCAAATGGGATACCCGACACACCCGTATGGTTCTTACCATTCCTTAGCCCAGGCGGGTGGAATGGGCGGAGCCATGGTGATGTCACAGGTTGCTATGATGGGTCAACAGCAGAACAGCATGATGGGCGTCCAACAGAACGGCTTGATGACGACTCAACACGGCTCACCTTACACAGAAGGGATGGTGGGACAGCAGCAAAACGCCATGATGGCGCCGCAGCAGAACAGCATCATGGGACAGCAGCAAGGCGGATTACTGATGCAGCAGCAGAGTGCTGGGGTGATGGGACATCCCCAGCAGCAAATGTTCGgagctcagcagcagcagcagcagtggaaCGTTGCACAG ATGACTCAGCATATGTCCGGCATGAATCTCTACAACACCAGCGGGGTGATGCCATTCAACAGTCAACCCACAGGTGGCGCCACGGCTCCAAGTTCAGCACATATGACAGCACACGTCTGGAAATAG
- the smap2 gene encoding stromal membrane-associated protein 2 isoform X1: MMTGKSVKDVDRYQSVLNSLLALEENKFCADCESKGPRWSSWNLGIFICIRCAGIHRNLGVHISKVKSVNLDQWTQEQVQCVQEMGNAKAKRLYEAFLPECFQRPETDQSAEIFIRDKYDKKKYMDRVIDIQMLRKEKSCENIPKEPVVFEKMKLKKDVSPKTDSQGVTDLLGLDAPSPAVSNGVQNTNNESPAGSNSAHSALDLFSTLSDPSTSSSKNTAASTFLPQSRVTASVPENLSLFLDPAPKKAEGAFKKLSKDSILSLYGSTPSVHFSSMAANHGLYMNQMGYPTHPYGSYHSLAQAGGMGGAMVMSQVAMMGQQQNSMMGVQQNGLMTTQHGSPYTEGMVGQQQNAMMAPQQNSIMGQQQGGLLMQQQSAGVMGHPQQQMFGAQQQQQQWNVAQMTQHMSGMNLYNTSGVMPFNSQPTGGATAPSSAHMTAHVWK; this comes from the exons ATGATGACGGGCAAATCTGTGAAAGACGTCGACCGATATCAGTCGGTGCTCAACTCTTTGCTGGCGTTGGAGGAGAACAAATTCTGCGCGGACTGCGAATCGAAAG GTCCGAGATGGTCATCGTGGAATTTGGGTATCTTTATTTGCATAAGATGCGCCGGTATTCATCGAAATCTCGGGGTCCACATCTCCAAAGTCAAGTCCGTCAACCTGGACCAGTGGACGCAGGAGCAGGTCCAG TGTGTTCAGGAGATGGGGAACGCCAAGGCCAAGCGTCTCTACGAGGCCTTCCTACCAGAATGCTTCCAGCGGCCCGAGACGGACCAGTCTGCAGAGATCTTCATCAGGGACAAGTATGACAAGAAGAAGTACATGGATCGGGTCATTGACATCCAAATGCTCAGG AAAGAAAAGAGCTGTGAGAACATCCCCAAGGAGCCTGTTGTCTTTGAGAAAATGAAACTG AAAAAAGACGTCAGCCCAAAGACAGACTCTCAAGGTGTTACGGATTTGCTTGGATTAG ACGCTCCAAGTCCAGCAGTGTCCAATGGGGTTCAAAACACAAATAACGAGAGTCCAGCAGGTTCTAACTCTGCACACTCTGCCTTGGACCTCTTCAGTACCCTCTCAGatccttccacttcctcctcaaaGAACACA GCTGCCTCCACCTTCTTGCCTCAGAGCAGAGTGACCGCCTCTGTGCCTGAAAACCTCAGCCTCTTCCTGGACCCGGCACCCAAAAAGGCAGAAGGTGCGTTCAAGAAGTTGTCCAAGGATTCTATTCTCTCCTTGTACGGCTCCACCCCCTCAGTGCATTTCAGCAGCATGGCGGCTAACCATG GTTTGTATATGAACCAAATGGGATACCCGACACACCCGTATGGTTCTTACCATTCCTTAGCCCAGGCGGGTGGAATGGGCGGAGCCATGGTGATGTCACAGGTTGCTATGATGGGTCAACAGCAGAACAGCATGATGGGCGTCCAACAGAACGGCTTGATGACGACTCAACACGGCTCACCTTACACAGAAGGGATGGTGGGACAGCAGCAAAACGCCATGATGGCGCCGCAGCAGAACAGCATCATGGGACAGCAGCAAGGCGGATTACTGATGCAGCAGCAGAGTGCTGGGGTGATGGGACATCCCCAGCAGCAAATGTTCGgagctcagcagcagcagcagcagtggaaCGTTGCACAG ATGACTCAGCATATGTCCGGCATGAATCTCTACAACACCAGCGGGGTGATGCCATTCAACAGTCAACCCACAGGTGGCGCCACGGCTCCAAGTTCAGCACATATGACAGCACACGTCTGGAAATAG
- the trappc3 gene encoding trafficking protein particle complex subunit 3, translated as MSRQSSRPTDSKKMNSELFTLTYGALVTQLCKDYENDEEVNKQLDKMGYNIGVRLIEDFLARSSVGRCQDFRETADVIAKVAFKTYLGITPSVTNWSPAGDEFSLMLENNPLVDFVELPDNHSTLIYSNLLCGVLRGALEMVQMAVDVRFVQDTLRGDNMTEIRMKFIKRIEENLPAGDE; from the exons ATGTCCCGGCAATCCAGCCGCCCAACTGACAGCAAGAAGATG AATTCGGAGCTGTTCACGTTGACCTATGGAGCCCTGGTCACGCAATTATGCAAAGACTATGAGAATGATGAGGAGGTCAACAAACAACTGGACAAAAT GGGTTACAACATCGGAGTGCGTCTCATCGAGGACTTCCTGGCACGCTCCAGCGTCGGCAGGTGTCAGGATTTCCGAGAAACGGCCGATGTCATCGCTAAG GTGGCGTTCAAGACGTACCTCGGCATCACCCCCAGTGTGACCAACTGGAGCCCAGCAGGGGACGAGTTCTCCCTCATGCTGGAGAACAACCCGCTGGTGGACTTTGTGGAGCTGCCCGACAACCACAGCACTCTCATCTACTCCAACCTGCTGTGCGGCGTACTCAGAGGAGCCTTGGAGATG GTCCAGATGGCTGTCGATGTGAGATTTGTCCAGGACACCCTGAGGGGAGACAATATGACAGAAATCCGTATGAAGTTCATTAAGAGGATTGAAGAAAACCTTCCGGCAGGGGATGagtga